A stretch of the Selenomonas ruminantium subsp. lactilytica TAM6421 genome encodes the following:
- a CDS encoding aldo/keto reductase, with translation MKYTQLGNSDLQVSRICLGCMGFGNAGTGQHSWTVDETATREIVKHALDEGINFFDTAIAYQNGTSEEYLGRALNDFAKREDVVVATKFLPRSQQEIEKGVTGQEHIQRQLDLSLQHLGMDYVDLYIYHMWDYQTPIYDILDGMTQMVKAGKVRYIGIANCYAYQLAKANALAEKEGFAKFVSVQNHYNLLFREEEREMSKLCAEDNIAMTPYSALASGRLSRRPGEISRRLQEDSYAKLKYDGTADTDEKIILRVAELAEKYQVSMTEISLAWLLTKVTAPIAGATKLYHIDGAVKAVELDLSDEDLAYLEELYIPHKLVGVMAQNTRSGNKKEQVWMKNAPKGMQ, from the coding sequence ATGAAATATACACAATTAGGTAATTCTGATTTACAGGTGTCCCGTATTTGCCTGGGCTGCATGGGCTTTGGCAATGCAGGTACAGGCCAGCACAGTTGGACGGTAGATGAAACAGCTACTCGTGAGATTGTAAAGCATGCGCTGGATGAGGGCATAAATTTCTTTGACACGGCTATTGCTTATCAAAATGGTACCAGCGAAGAATATTTAGGCAGGGCGCTGAATGATTTTGCCAAGCGGGAGGATGTGGTGGTAGCCACGAAGTTCCTGCCCCGCAGCCAGCAGGAAATCGAAAAGGGCGTGACCGGTCAGGAGCATATCCAGAGACAGTTGGACCTTAGCCTGCAGCATCTGGGCATGGATTATGTGGACCTCTATATCTATCATATGTGGGATTATCAGACGCCTATCTATGATATTCTGGATGGTATGACGCAAATGGTCAAGGCAGGCAAGGTTCGTTATATCGGTATCGCCAACTGCTATGCCTACCAGTTAGCCAAGGCTAATGCGCTGGCAGAAAAAGAAGGTTTTGCGAAGTTCGTATCGGTGCAGAATCATTACAATCTGCTGTTCCGGGAGGAAGAGCGGGAAATGAGCAAACTTTGTGCCGAGGATAATATTGCCATGACGCCATACAGCGCGCTGGCCAGCGGCCGCCTTTCCCGCAGGCCGGGAGAAATTTCCCGGCGCTTGCAGGAAGACAGTTATGCCAAGCTCAAATATGATGGCACGGCTGATACGGATGAAAAGATAATCCTGCGGGTGGCAGAACTAGCCGAAAAATATCAGGTATCCATGACAGAGATTTCTCTGGCCTGGCTGCTCACAAAAGTCACCGCTCCCATAGCTGGTGCCACGAAACTGTATCATATTGACGGTGCGGTAAAGGCGGTGGAGCTTGACTTGTCAGATGAGGATCTTGCCTATCTGGAAGAACTCTATATCCCTCACAAGCTGGTGGGCGTGATGGCGCAAAACACCCGCAGCGGCAATAAAAAAGAGCAGGTTTGGATGAAGAATGCACCCAAGGGTATGCAGTAA